A genomic region of Dehalococcoidia bacterium contains the following coding sequences:
- a CDS encoding methylmalonyl-CoA mutase family protein, protein MAEEARTTVGGIPIKSVYTPDDVKDIDYKKELGDPGAYPFTRGIYSGAKGVVFGQRPVLGFGLPEETNERIKYLFKYGMASPSGMPSYNLTMDMCSAYGYDSDDPRMAEFVGVNGPPCNSIRDSEAILEGIPLEGIYHGALSYAPNWRVAHYIAIADNRGIPRRNIAGATLNDSLHGFIGEGLHLFPPKACLRLIVDTLKFVTDEMPYFRACDVQAYSSREAGCTAAQEAAFAVADMIDVVQGCVDKGLDIDAVSPHMTFFFACYSDFFEEVAKFRAVRKVWAQILRERFHVKNDKSLRMRIQVKTSATTLPAQHPQLNIFRSGLQALSAIFGGASGLNITCMDEAFSAPTEESARIALLTGKVIEHETGIVNVADPLAGSYYVERLTRDMEDAIWDYLKKIDEMGGWIRALERGYPQREIANVNIQESHDLDSGKKIVVGVNKFQPEDSETDPIEIFDQDPMPTVKEMSKRLKKLRKERDNARVRDVLAQFREAVRGDGYLMPIMVEAAKALCTTSEIFGILKEELGEDHSCLIPPDWAKGA, encoded by the coding sequence ATGGCAGAAGAAGCAAGGACAACGGTCGGCGGCATCCCCATCAAGTCCGTATACACCCCGGACGATGTGAAAGACATCGATTACAAGAAAGAGCTCGGCGACCCCGGCGCGTACCCGTTCACACGAGGCATCTACAGCGGGGCCAAGGGCGTGGTGTTCGGCCAGAGGCCGGTGCTAGGATTCGGGCTGCCGGAGGAGACCAACGAGCGCATCAAGTATCTATTTAAATACGGCATGGCCTCTCCCAGCGGCATGCCCAGCTACAACCTTACCATGGACATGTGCAGCGCCTACGGCTACGACTCGGACGACCCGCGCATGGCCGAGTTCGTCGGCGTCAACGGGCCGCCGTGCAACTCGATACGGGACAGCGAAGCGATCCTTGAAGGCATACCGCTGGAGGGCATCTACCACGGCGCGCTGTCCTACGCGCCAAACTGGCGCGTGGCGCACTACATCGCCATAGCCGACAACCGCGGCATACCGCGGCGCAACATAGCGGGCGCCACGCTTAACGATTCTCTGCACGGCTTCATCGGCGAGGGCCTGCACCTGTTCCCGCCCAAAGCATGTTTACGGCTGATAGTCGATACGCTTAAGTTCGTCACGGACGAGATGCCCTACTTCCGCGCCTGTGACGTGCAGGCCTATTCCAGCCGCGAGGCCGGATGCACCGCCGCGCAGGAGGCCGCCTTCGCCGTGGCCGATATGATAGACGTTGTGCAGGGCTGTGTCGACAAGGGACTCGACATCGACGCCGTATCGCCTCACATGACGTTCTTCTTTGCCTGCTACAGCGACTTCTTCGAGGAGGTGGCCAAGTTCCGCGCCGTGCGCAAGGTCTGGGCCCAGATCCTGCGCGAGCGCTTTCACGTTAAGAACGATAAGAGCCTGCGCATGCGCATCCAGGTCAAGACATCGGCCACCACGCTGCCGGCCCAGCATCCGCAGCTCAACATATTCCGCTCCGGCCTTCAGGCGCTCTCGGCCATATTCGGCGGCGCCAGCGGCCTGAACATCACCTGCATGGATGAGGCCTTCAGCGCCCCGACCGAGGAATCGGCGCGCATCGCCCTGCTCACGGGAAAGGTTATCGAGCACGAGACGGGAATCGTCAATGTCGCCGACCCGCTGGCGGGATCGTACTACGTCGAGCGCCTCACTCGCGACATGGAGGACGCTATCTGGGACTACCTCAAGAAGATCGATGAGATGGGCGGCTGGATCAGAGCCCTCGAGCGCGGCTACCCGCAGCGCGAGATCGCCAATGTTAACATCCAGGAATCGCACGACCTGGACAGCGGCAAGAAGATCGTGGTCGGCGTGAACAAGTTCCAGCCCGAGGACAGCGAGACCGACCCGATAGAGATATTCGATCAGGACCCGATGCCGACGGTAAAGGAAATGTCGAAGCGGCTGAAGAAACTGCGCAAGGAACGCGACAACGCCCGCGTCAGGGACGTGCTGGCGCAGTTCCGCGAGGCCGTTCGCGGCGACGGCTATCTCATGCCGATAATGGTGGAAGCGGCCAAGGCGCTGTGTACAACATCGGAGATATTCGGCATACTCAAGGAAGAATTGGGGGAGGATCACAGCTGCCTGATACCGCCGGACTGGGCCAAGGGCGCTTAA
- a CDS encoding cobalamin-dependent protein (Presence of a B(12) (cobalamin)-binding domain implies dependence on cobalamin itself, in one of its several forms, or in some unusual lineages, dependence on a cobalamin-like analog.) gives MARKDRKVRILLAKAGPDTHVRGISILMSRLRDAGIETIYTGLYQSPETIVHAAVQEDVDFIFLSSHLGRHVALARDIMALLKKNGADKRIALAVGGVIPKRDFAPLKEIGVAGAFQPHTLANVVIDFVNNYVAKADKKAK, from the coding sequence ATGGCGAGAAAGGACAGAAAGGTCAGGATCCTGCTAGCGAAGGCCGGGCCCGACACGCATGTCAGGGGTATCTCGATACTCATGTCGCGGCTGCGCGACGCCGGCATTGAGACGATATATACGGGCTTATACCAGTCGCCTGAGACGATAGTACACGCGGCGGTACAGGAAGACGTGGATTTCATATTCCTGAGCAGTCATCTCGGCAGACACGTGGCGCTGGCGCGGGACATCATGGCGCTGCTCAAGAAAAATGGCGCCGACAAACGCATAGCGCTGGCGGTCGGGGGCGTGATACCCAAGCGAGATTTCGCTCCGCTGAAGGAGATAGGGGTGGCCGGCGCTTTCCAGCCCCACACGCTGGCCAACGTCGTTATCGATTTCGTTAACAACTATGTAGCCAAGGCCGATAAAAAGGCTAAATAA
- a CDS encoding acyl-CoA dehydrogenase family protein has translation MSFVFSESEELFRRQIQEFTQKELAPGAKDRAKDTQVDMNLVKKIANMGLLAMNVPEKYGGQKVSWVTVGIAIEEMAKADFTVSVLPIGSAGYLGQAMNFAPEYLQDRWFKPVIEGDILACLCLTEPDAGSDAVGIKTKAVKDGNDYVISGEKTSISWGMQAGIGVVFAKTDPSAGARGVSAFLLPTDTPGIVKSSIPDMGWPTAQRASYFLDDVRLPADHRLGEEGQGFFLAMNVIGVVRICLVLQAIGHAEGALDEAISYAKQRTAFGRPLANFQAVSFRIAEQATKLEAARLLCYRSLGLRDAGERHLKEASMAKWYGARAAVEACHEALLIHGQIGYSEECRAEQRLRNVIGTEIGDGTAEIMKLNIAREMIGKEFQPL, from the coding sequence ATGTCATTCGTTTTCTCAGAATCCGAGGAGCTGTTCCGGCGGCAGATACAGGAGTTCACCCAGAAGGAATTGGCCCCCGGCGCGAAGGATCGGGCCAAAGACACTCAGGTTGATATGAACCTTGTGAAGAAGATAGCCAACATGGGCCTCCTGGCCATGAATGTTCCGGAGAAATACGGCGGGCAGAAGGTGAGCTGGGTCACAGTGGGCATCGCCATAGAAGAGATGGCCAAGGCCGACTTCACCGTGAGCGTGCTGCCCATAGGCTCCGCGGGCTACCTGGGCCAGGCTATGAACTTCGCACCGGAATACCTTCAGGACAGATGGTTCAAGCCCGTCATCGAAGGCGACATACTCGCCTGCCTGTGTCTCACCGAGCCCGACGCCGGCTCCGATGCGGTCGGCATCAAAACCAAAGCGGTGAAAGACGGCAACGATTACGTGATCAGCGGCGAAAAGACTTCGATCAGCTGGGGCATGCAGGCGGGTATCGGCGTGGTTTTCGCCAAGACCGACCCGTCGGCCGGAGCCAGGGGAGTGAGCGCATTCCTGTTGCCGACCGATACGCCTGGAATCGTCAAATCATCCATCCCAGACATGGGCTGGCCCACAGCGCAGAGAGCATCGTACTTCCTGGACGATGTCCGCCTCCCCGCAGACCATCGCCTGGGCGAGGAAGGGCAGGGGTTCTTCCTGGCGATGAACGTCATCGGCGTCGTGCGCATATGCCTGGTGCTGCAGGCGATAGGCCACGCCGAGGGCGCGCTGGATGAGGCTATTTCATACGCCAAGCAGCGCACCGCCTTCGGCCGTCCGCTGGCCAATTTCCAGGCGGTATCGTTCAGAATCGCCGAGCAGGCTACCAAGCTGGAGGCGGCCCGGCTCCTGTGCTACCGCTCACTCGGGCTCAGGGACGCCGGCGAGCGCCACTTGAAAGAAGCCTCGATGGCCAAATGGTACGGAGCTCGGGCTGCCGTGGAGGCTTGCCATGAAGCATTGCTCATCCACGGCCAGATCGGATACAGCGAGGAATGCCGCGCCGAGCAGCGCCTGCGCAACGTGATCGGCACCGAGATCGGGGACGGCACCGCCGAGATCATGAAGCTCAACATAGCGCGCGAAATGATCGGCAAGGAATTCCAGCCGTTGTAA